The following coding sequences are from one Phyllostomus discolor isolate MPI-MPIP mPhyDis1 chromosome 11, mPhyDis1.pri.v3, whole genome shotgun sequence window:
- the AP3M2 gene encoding AP-3 complex subunit mu-2, producing MIHSLFLINSSGDIFLEKHWKSVVSRSVCDYFFEAQERATEAENVPPVIPTPHHYLLSVYRHKIFFVAVIQTEVPPLFVIEFLHRVVDTFQDYFGVCSEPVIKDNVVVVYEVLEEMLDNGFPLATESNILKELIKPPTILRTVVNTITGSTNVGDQLPTGQLSVVPWRRTGVKYTNNEAYFDVIEEIDAIIDKSGSTITAEIQGVIDACVKLTGMPDLTLSFMNPRLLDDVSFHPCVRFKRWESERILSFIPPDGNFRLLSYHVSAQNLVAIPVYVKHSISFRDSSSLGRFEITVGPKQTMGKTIEGVIVTSQMPKGVLNMSLTPSQGTHTFDPVTKMLSWDVGKINPQKLPSLKGTMSLQAGASKPDENPTINLQFKIQQLAISGLKVNRLDMYGEKYKPFKGIKYMTKAGKFQVRT from the exons ATGATTCATAGCCTTTTCTTGATCAACTCCTCAGGAGATATTTTCCTGGAGAAACATTGGAAAAGCGTGGTCAGCCGTTCTGTCTGTGATTACTTTTTTGAGGCACAAGAGAGAGCTACTGAGGCAGAGAACGTACCACCAGTTATCCCTACCCCTCACCACTATCTCTTAAGTGTATACCGGCACAAGATCTTCTTTGTGGCTGTGATCCAGACGGAGGTCCCGCCTCTATTTGTCATTGAGTTCCTTCACCGAGTAGTGGACACATTTCAG GATTATTTTGGAGTCTGTTCAGAGCCGGTGATCAAAGACAACGTGGTTGTGGTTTATGAGGTTTTGGAAGAGATGCTTGATAATGGGTTTCCATTAGCTACCGAGTCAAACATCCTCAAAGAACTGATAAAGCCTCCCACCATTCTTCGAACGGTTGTCAACACCATAACAG GAAGCACCAATGTGGGTGACCAGCTTCCCACTGGGCAGCTGTCAGTGGTGCCATGGCGACGGACTGGGGTGAAATACACCAATAATGAGGCCTATTTTGATGTGATTGAAGAGATTGATGCCATCATTGATAAATCAG GTTCCACCATTACCGCTGAGATCCAGGGCGTGATTGATGCCTGTGTCAAGCTGACTGGAATGCCAGACCTTACGCTGTCCTTCATG AACCCCAGGTTGCTGGATGATGTCAGCTTCCATCCTTGTGTTCGTTTCAAGCGCTGGGAGTCGGAGCGTATCCTCTCCTTCATCCCTCCTGATGGAAACTTCCGCCTGCTCTCTTACCATGTCAGTGCCCAGAA CCTGGTGGCAATTCCAGTGTATGTCAAACACAGCATCAGTTTCCGGGACAGTAGTTCGCTTGGACGCTTTGAAATAACAGTGGGACCTAAGCAGACTATGGGGAAGACCATCGAGGGAGTGATCGTCACCAGCCAGATGCCCAAAGGGGTCCTGAATATGAGCCTCACGCCATCTCAGGGCACACACACGTTTGACCCAGTGACCAAG aTGCTGTCTTGGGATGTAGGAAAAATAAATCCCCAAAAGCTACCAAGTTTGAAGGGGACCATGAGTCTTCAGGCTGGAGCTTCCAAGCCAGATGAGAACCCCACAATTAACCTGCAGTTTAAGATCCAGCAGCTGGCCATTTCTG gaCTCAAAGTGAACCGTCTAGACATGTATGGAGAGAAGTACAAACCCTTTAAGGGCATAAAATACATGACCAAAGCTGGAAAGTTCCAAGTTCGAACCTGA